The following proteins are encoded in a genomic region of Sebastes fasciatus isolate fSebFas1 chromosome 12, fSebFas1.pri, whole genome shotgun sequence:
- the LOC141778299 gene encoding uncharacterized protein LOC141778299, with the protein MVLDQVVQVHGTGPGGPGARYWTRCMVLDQVHGTGPGAWYWTRWTRCMVVDQVHGTGPGGPGARYWTRCMVLDQVHGTGPGAWSWTRCMVLDQVDQVHGTGPGARYWTRCTVLDQVHGTGPCAWYWTRSMVLDQVHDTGPGGSGAWYWTRCMVLDQVHGTGPGAWFWTRCMLLDQVHGSGPGPWYWTRCMLLDQVHGTGPGAWYWTRWTRCMVLDQVHGTGPGACYWIRCMVLDQVHGTGPGAWYWTRSMWTLIISM; encoded by the exons GTGGTCCAGGTGCATGGTACTGGACCAGGTGGACCAGGTGCACGGTACTGGACCAGGTGCATGGTACTGGACCAGGTGCACGGTACTGGACCAGGTGCATGGTACTGGACCAGGTGGACCAGGTGCATGGTAGTGGACCAGGTGCATGGTACTGGACCAGGTGGACCAGGTGCACGGTACTGGACCAGATGCATGGTCCTGGACCAGGTGCACGGTACTGGACCAGGTGCATGGTCCTGGACCAGGTGCATGGTACTGGATCAGGTGGACCAAGTGCATGGTACTGGACCAGGTGCACGGTACTGGACCAGGTGCACGGTACTGGACCAGGTGCATGGTACTGGACCATGTGCATGGTACTGGACCAGGTCCATGGTCCTGGACCAGGTGCATGATACTGGACCAGGTGGATCAGGTGCATGGTACTGGACCAGGTGCATGGTTCTGGATCAGGTGCATGGTACTGGACCAGGTGCATGGTTCTGGACCAGGTGCATGTTACTGGATCAGGTGCATGGTTCTGGACCAGGTCCATGGTACTGGACCAGGTGCATGTTACTGGATCAGGTGCATGGTACTGGACCAGGTGCATGGTACTGGACCAGGTGGACCAGGTGCATGGTACTGGACCAGGTGCATGGTACTGGACCAGGTGCATGTTACTGGATCAGGTGCATGGTACTGGACCAG GTGCATGGTACTGGACCAGGTGCATGGTACTGGACCAGGTCCATGTGGACTTTGATCATTTCCATGTGA